A window of the Pyramidobacter porci genome harbors these coding sequences:
- a CDS encoding glycine/sarcosine/betaine reductase component B subunit — translation MRLELRKAHVTGLEWGSPTRMENGVLYVDKEGLIAALSDDDRIEKWDADLARPGESVRIIPVKDVVEPRVKLEGGESYFPSVVGPNDTAGEGATFVLDGAAVVTVGPIMGFQEGFIDMSGPAAKFSPFAELFNVVLIAQPVKDLEKHQYEEAIRVAGLKAAVWLADCCKNAKIDAVEVFEKGTVAEELKKYPDLPPVVHLCMCITQGLLHDTYVYGADVKTCLPTLLHPNEVLDGAMVSGNCVSACDKTTTWHHLHDPVVSELYAQHGKTVNFLGMIPTQESVVLAGKERASSFNARLCHELGAKGVIITEEGYGNPDSDLCLNVNKCEALGMSTVVIADEASGTDGASQGLADATPQMTAFVSCGNVNEMLEVPAMKKVIGFIESIAHVSGGAAESLRPDGSMYVELQSIIGSTCETGFNKSGSLWV, via the coding sequence ATGAGGCTGGAACTTCGCAAGGCGCATGTGACCGGGCTCGAGTGGGGCAGCCCGACCCGCATGGAAAACGGCGTGCTCTACGTCGACAAGGAAGGTTTGATCGCCGCGCTTTCCGACGACGACCGCATCGAAAAGTGGGACGCCGATCTGGCCCGCCCGGGCGAATCGGTGCGCATCATCCCCGTCAAGGACGTCGTCGAACCGCGCGTCAAGCTCGAAGGCGGCGAAAGCTACTTTCCGTCCGTAGTCGGCCCCAACGACACGGCGGGCGAAGGCGCGACCTTCGTGCTCGACGGCGCGGCCGTCGTCACCGTCGGCCCGATCATGGGATTCCAGGAAGGCTTCATCGACATGTCCGGCCCCGCGGCAAAGTTCAGCCCGTTCGCGGAGCTGTTCAACGTGGTGCTGATCGCCCAGCCCGTCAAAGACCTGGAAAAGCATCAATACGAGGAAGCGATCCGCGTCGCCGGGCTGAAAGCCGCCGTCTGGCTGGCCGACTGCTGCAAGAATGCGAAGATCGACGCTGTCGAAGTTTTCGAAAAGGGCACGGTGGCCGAAGAGCTGAAAAAATATCCCGACCTGCCGCCCGTCGTCCATCTGTGCATGTGCATCACGCAGGGACTGCTGCACGACACGTACGTGTACGGCGCCGACGTCAAAACCTGCCTGCCCACGCTGCTGCACCCCAACGAAGTGCTCGACGGCGCCATGGTCTCCGGCAACTGCGTGTCCGCCTGCGACAAGACGACGACGTGGCACCATCTGCACGATCCCGTGGTCAGCGAACTGTACGCCCAGCACGGCAAAACCGTCAACTTCCTGGGCATGATTCCCACGCAGGAATCGGTCGTCCTCGCCGGCAAGGAGCGCGCCTCGTCCTTCAACGCCCGCCTCTGCCACGAGCTCGGCGCCAAGGGCGTGATCATCACCGAGGAGGGCTACGGCAATCCCGACAGCGACCTCTGCTTGAACGTCAACAAGTGCGAAGCGCTGGGCATGAGCACCGTGGTCATCGCCGACGAAGCCTCCGGCACCGACGGCGCTTCGCAGGGGCTGGCCGACGCCACGCCGCAGATGACGGCCTTCGTCTCCTGCGGCAACGTCAACGAGATGCTCGAGGTGCCGGCCATGAAAAAGGTGATCGGCTTCATCGAATCGATCGCCCACGTTTCCGGCGGCGCGGCCGAGAGCCTTCGTCCCGACGGTTCCATGTACGTCGAACTGCAATCGATCATCGGCTCGACCTGCGAGACCGGCTTCAACAAGTCCGGCTCGCTCTGGGTGTAA
- a CDS encoding ferritin-like domain-containing protein encodes MERNEKVIAGLQVIVTELSQQADGHAIQSRIFASEGFTKLADKYAAHAAEERGYVDKCIDRILDLGGEVKLEAKKEAPLYKDPVEWVKYDLQVSRTGLSWLAALVEEARTDYTTFDFLKKYYQDEEEDMYWGETQLELIECIGRQNWLVQQL; translated from the coding sequence ATGGAACGGAACGAAAAAGTCATCGCCGGGCTTCAGGTGATCGTAACGGAGCTTTCTCAGCAGGCTGACGGACACGCGATCCAGTCCAGGATCTTTGCGAGCGAAGGTTTTACGAAGCTGGCTGATAAATATGCGGCGCATGCGGCAGAAGAGCGCGGCTATGTAGATAAGTGCATCGACCGCATTCTTGACCTCGGCGGAGAGGTGAAACTGGAAGCCAAAAAAGAAGCGCCTTTGTACAAAGATCCGGTGGAGTGGGTCAAGTACGACCTGCAGGTTTCCAGGACTGGACTGTCCTGGCTTGCCGCTCTTGTTGAAGAGGCCCGGACGGATTACACGACCTTCGATTTTCTGAAAAAATACTATCAGGACGAGGAAGAAGATATGTACTGGGGCGAAACTCAACTTGAGCTGATCGAGTGCATCGGCAGACAAAATTGGCTTGTTCAGCAGTTGTAG
- a CDS encoding prolyl-tRNA synthetase associated domain-containing protein: MNKREVMAMLDAEGIAYEKVEHDPVYTIDEMLALGLPHVEAIAKNLFVHDDKKQRYYLITVKEEKRVDLKDFKARFGTRRLSFASEEELNRILGLARGSVTPFGILNDEGRLVTVYFDDDFRGKKMGIHPNENTATVYVKTEDVARLITAHGNELNFARF; encoded by the coding sequence GTGAACAAGCGGGAAGTGATGGCGATGCTGGACGCCGAAGGGATCGCTTACGAAAAGGTGGAGCACGATCCCGTCTATACCATCGACGAAATGCTGGCGCTTGGCCTGCCTCACGTCGAGGCGATCGCCAAGAATCTTTTCGTCCACGACGACAAAAAACAGCGCTATTATCTGATCACCGTCAAGGAAGAAAAGCGCGTCGACCTGAAAGACTTCAAGGCGCGCTTCGGCACGCGCCGACTCAGTTTCGCCTCGGAGGAAGAGCTGAACCGGATCCTCGGCCTCGCCAGGGGCTCGGTCACGCCCTTCGGCATTCTCAACGACGAAGGACGCCTGGTGACGGTTTATTTCGACGACGATTTCCGCGGCAAAAAGATGGGCATCCACCCCAACGAAAACACCGCCACCGTCTACGTGAAGACCGAAGACGTGGCGCGTCTGATCACGGCGCACGGCAACGAACTGAACTTCGCCCGCTTCTGA
- a CDS encoding LTA synthase family protein, which translates to MKNGLGDAVLFFLPFAASGFFLIKNRKLGSLAVLLGYALAVAQAVCAAVLNRDLDYFVFMRLDWDMLRMAPSVMAASSAVFIAITALVLLAVWLNWTGRLRRVFTPKRRFLRLGLLALCALTIVFSPVTSVYWEMLKSWRHYARASSCSEAELFAALGARRKPVAEADVAAEAGRNIVVVYCESLENNFLNREDFPDSLPRLHRLIDAGWSSWSDYRCVSGATWTIGALYATQTSFPAFFGGAGDELFDRLRSSRLTSYTKVMRRAGYDCLFLAGCELGFGGTGGLMKMLGYRVKGFRDFEKGCEKTVWGAHDADLFEQAKLEYSRLAAAGRPFNLTLLTVDTHFTKGLPDARLKDKVSPAVPPMSHEYCMACLDYLLGDFVDFVAAQPGGRETAIVILGDHLMMGSENNTPILGRLKKRPRTVALLTNRRAAGWDPRGEIGFYNVPRLILDLAGIKHNALFLDGLVPNLSPRTIEARSAELTALNLRLTVGDAAEPKAENDIN; encoded by the coding sequence ATGAAAAACGGGCTTGGAGACGCGGTGCTGTTTTTCCTTCCGTTCGCCGCTTCCGGTTTTTTCCTCATAAAAAACCGGAAGCTCGGCTCGCTGGCGGTCCTTCTCGGCTACGCGCTGGCGGTGGCTCAGGCGGTCTGCGCCGCCGTGCTGAACCGGGATCTCGATTATTTTGTCTTCATGCGGCTCGACTGGGACATGCTGCGCATGGCGCCGTCCGTCATGGCGGCGAGCAGCGCCGTCTTTATCGCAATTACGGCGCTGGTTCTGCTCGCCGTCTGGCTGAATTGGACGGGGCGGCTGCGGCGCGTTTTCACGCCGAAGCGCCGCTTTCTGCGTCTGGGCCTGCTGGCGCTCTGCGCGCTGACAATCGTTTTTTCGCCCGTAACCTCGGTTTATTGGGAGATGCTGAAGTCATGGCGGCACTACGCACGGGCCTCGTCCTGTTCCGAGGCGGAGCTGTTCGCGGCGCTGGGGGCGCGGCGAAAGCCGGTTGCGGAGGCTGACGTCGCAGCCGAAGCGGGCAGGAATATCGTGGTCGTTTACTGCGAGTCGCTGGAGAACAATTTTTTGAACCGGGAGGATTTTCCGGACTCGCTGCCGCGCCTGCACCGCCTTATCGACGCCGGCTGGAGTTCGTGGAGCGATTACCGCTGTGTCAGCGGCGCGACCTGGACCATCGGCGCGTTGTACGCGACGCAGACGTCGTTTCCCGCCTTTTTCGGCGGCGCGGGCGACGAGCTGTTCGACCGGCTCCGGAGCAGCCGGCTGACGTCGTATACGAAGGTGATGCGGCGAGCGGGGTACGACTGCCTGTTTCTGGCGGGCTGCGAGCTCGGCTTCGGCGGCACGGGCGGCCTCATGAAAATGCTGGGCTACCGCGTCAAGGGATTCCGCGACTTCGAAAAGGGCTGCGAAAAAACCGTCTGGGGCGCTCACGACGCCGACCTGTTCGAGCAGGCCAAGCTCGAATATTCGCGCCTGGCGGCCGCCGGACGCCCGTTCAACCTGACGCTGCTGACAGTCGACACACACTTTACGAAGGGACTTCCCGACGCGCGCCTGAAGGATAAGGTGTCGCCCGCGGTGCCGCCCATGAGCCACGAGTACTGCATGGCCTGTCTGGATTATCTGCTCGGCGACTTCGTCGATTTCGTCGCAGCGCAACCGGGCGGCCGGGAGACGGCGATCGTGATCCTCGGCGACCATCTGATGATGGGCAGCGAGAACAACACGCCGATCCTCGGACGTCTGAAAAAACGCCCGCGCACGGTGGCGCTGCTGACGAACCGCCGCGCCGCGGGCTGGGACCCGCGCGGCGAGATCGGCTTTTACAACGTTCCCCGGCTGATCCTCGATCTGGCCGGAATCAAACACAACGCGCTGTTCCTCGACGGACTCGTGCCGAACCTTTCGCCGCGGACGATCGAAGCGCGCAGCGCCGAACTGACCGCCCTCAACCTGCGCCTGACCGTCGGGGACGCGGCGGAGCCGAAGGCGGAAAATGATATCAATTAA
- a CDS encoding glycine/betaine/sarcosine/D-proline family reductase selenoprotein B, whose translation MTFRIVHYINQFYAGIGGEEMAHVPPEKRDGKVGPGAALQAELGKEAEIVGTVICGDNYFNEHNEEAKKTLLEMIGSYKPDLLIAGPAFFAGRYGMACGDICAAVQNALGIPVVTGMYPENPGAESFAKKVFIVKTANSARGIKDAAKSMASLALKLLKKETLGPAAEENYISRGFRRVFFHEKNGAQRGLEMLLKKMAGEPFQTEYEMPTFKKIAPCAPVKDLKHATIALITSGGIVPKGNPDKIRVSSAESYGRYDITGLNDLTPENYESIHGGYDTQWANADPDVVLPLDEMRELEKEGKIGKIYKYVYCTTGTGTAVAWAEKFGQEIGPELKAAGVDAAILTSTUGSCTRCGASMSREIEKAAGIPVVQIATIVPIMMTVGSNRIVPGVAIPHPVGKPELGDAEDKKARRKLLEKALEAMVTPIDKQTIFKAF comes from the coding sequence ATGACGTTCCGCATCGTTCATTACATCAACCAGTTCTACGCCGGCATCGGCGGCGAGGAAATGGCCCACGTGCCGCCCGAAAAGCGCGACGGCAAAGTCGGTCCCGGCGCCGCCCTTCAGGCCGAACTGGGCAAGGAAGCCGAGATCGTCGGCACGGTAATCTGCGGCGACAACTACTTCAACGAGCACAACGAAGAGGCCAAGAAGACGCTGCTCGAGATGATCGGCAGCTACAAGCCCGACCTGCTGATCGCCGGGCCGGCGTTCTTCGCCGGACGCTACGGCATGGCCTGCGGCGACATCTGCGCCGCCGTGCAGAACGCGCTGGGCATTCCCGTCGTCACCGGCATGTATCCCGAAAATCCCGGCGCCGAATCCTTCGCCAAGAAAGTCTTCATCGTCAAGACCGCCAACAGCGCCCGCGGCATCAAGGACGCGGCCAAATCCATGGCCTCGCTGGCGCTCAAGCTGCTCAAGAAGGAAACTCTCGGCCCCGCCGCCGAGGAGAACTACATCAGCCGCGGCTTCCGCCGCGTCTTCTTCCACGAAAAAAACGGCGCTCAGCGCGGCCTGGAAATGCTGCTCAAGAAGATGGCCGGCGAGCCGTTCCAGACCGAGTACGAGATGCCGACCTTCAAAAAGATCGCACCCTGCGCGCCCGTCAAGGACCTCAAGCACGCCACCATCGCCCTGATCACCTCCGGCGGCATCGTCCCCAAGGGCAATCCCGACAAGATCCGCGTCTCCTCCGCGGAGTCCTACGGCCGCTACGACATCACCGGCCTGAACGACCTCACCCCCGAGAACTACGAGTCCATCCACGGCGGCTACGACACGCAGTGGGCCAACGCCGATCCCGACGTGGTGCTACCGCTCGACGAGATGCGCGAGCTGGAGAAGGAGGGCAAGATCGGCAAAATCTACAAGTACGTGTACTGCACCACCGGCACCGGCACGGCCGTGGCCTGGGCCGAGAAGTTCGGCCAGGAGATCGGCCCGGAGCTGAAAGCCGCGGGCGTCGACGCCGCCATTCTCACCTCCACCTGAGGCTCCTGCACTCGATGCGGTGCATCGATGTCGCGTGAAATCGAGAAGGCGGCCGGCATTCCCGTCGTACAGATCGCCACGATCGTGCCGATCATGATGACTGTTGGTTCCAACCGGATCGTCCCCGGAGTCGCCATCCCCCACCCCGTGGGCAAGCCCGAGCTTGGCGACGCAGAGGACAAAAAGGCCCGCCGCAAGCTGCTCGAAAAGGCGCTCGAGGCGATGGTCACGCCGATCGACAAGCAGACGATTTTCAAAGCGTTCTAG
- a CDS encoding sodium-dependent transporter has protein sequence MEEQKRDSFGSRIGFILSAAGFSIGLGNVWRFPYLTSKFGGGAFVLAYVLICVFVGLPLFLGELSIGRRMRATPIVGFLKEKKPFWSLIGWVGAIACIVLMAYYTVIIGWMVRYAVKALSGVFAGSTFEQTKMMFSDFMKSPFELIAYTVVVFVALGLAISRGVKEGVEKLCKWLLPILGVMIVTLAVRSLTLSPVEGVGKTAMDGMRWYLSPDFSQLGNPEVWLYALGQSFFSIGVGIATAVVYGSYRSDADNMPKDAAMVVTMDTSFALIAGVVIFPALLVYGADPNASGVGLVMEIMPVVFGKMPMGSFWASLFFILVAVAGYTSGLGYLEAPVACFADFFKVKRSKMTWIVVFVMFALSLPCVYSLSEGHGWMSACRILGKSIFDFADYLSGNVMMPVDALLVSLYISFVLKFNGYMEEANKGLNESHAWRVSGWWRPWITYGLPVVLIVIMYRNVF, from the coding sequence ATGGAAGAACAGAAACGGGACAGTTTTGGCAGTCGCATCGGTTTTATCCTTTCGGCCGCCGGATTTTCCATCGGCCTCGGCAACGTCTGGCGTTTTCCTTACCTCACCAGCAAGTTCGGCGGCGGCGCTTTTGTGCTCGCCTACGTGCTGATCTGCGTTTTCGTCGGTCTGCCTCTGTTCCTCGGCGAGCTGAGCATCGGCCGCCGCATGAGAGCGACGCCCATCGTCGGCTTCTTGAAGGAAAAGAAGCCTTTCTGGTCGCTGATCGGCTGGGTCGGAGCCATCGCCTGCATCGTGCTGATGGCCTATTATACGGTCATCATCGGCTGGATGGTCCGCTACGCCGTGAAGGCTTTGAGCGGCGTCTTCGCCGGTTCCACCTTCGAGCAGACCAAAATGATGTTCAGCGACTTCATGAAGAGCCCCTTCGAGCTGATCGCCTACACCGTCGTCGTCTTCGTCGCGCTCGGGCTGGCGATTTCCCGCGGCGTCAAGGAAGGCGTCGAGAAACTTTGCAAGTGGCTGCTGCCCATCCTCGGCGTCATGATCGTGACGCTGGCCGTCCGCTCGCTGACGCTCAGCCCCGTGGAAGGCGTCGGCAAAACCGCCATGGACGGCATGAGATGGTACCTCAGCCCCGATTTCAGCCAGCTGGGCAACCCCGAAGTGTGGCTGTATGCCCTCGGACAGAGCTTCTTCTCCATCGGCGTCGGCATCGCCACCGCCGTCGTGTACGGCTCCTATCGCAGCGACGCCGACAACATGCCCAAGGACGCCGCCATGGTCGTGACCATGGATACTTCTTTCGCGCTGATCGCCGGCGTGGTCATCTTCCCGGCTCTGCTCGTCTACGGCGCCGATCCCAACGCCAGCGGCGTCGGCCTGGTCATGGAGATCATGCCCGTCGTCTTCGGCAAGATGCCCATGGGGTCGTTTTGGGCTTCGCTGTTCTTCATTCTCGTCGCCGTCGCCGGCTACACCTCCGGGCTCGGCTATCTCGAGGCTCCCGTGGCCTGCTTCGCCGATTTCTTCAAGGTGAAGCGCAGCAAGATGACCTGGATCGTCGTCTTCGTCATGTTCGCGCTCAGCCTGCCCTGCGTCTATTCGCTCAGCGAAGGGCACGGCTGGATGTCCGCGTGCCGGATCCTCGGCAAGAGCATCTTCGACTTCGCCGATTACCTGTCGGGCAACGTGATGATGCCGGTCGACGCGCTGCTTGTTTCGCTCTACATCTCCTTCGTGCTGAAGTTCAACGGCTACATGGAAGAGGCGAACAAGGGCCTGAACGAAAGCCATGCCTGGCGCGTCAGCGGCTGGTGGAGACCCTGGATCACCTACGGCCTGCCGGTCGTGCTGATCGTGATCATGTACCGCAACGTGTTCTAG
- a CDS encoding GrdX family protein has product MIVTNNPDVEAAKLDATVLVEGSPLDVLLKVSEYVEKKWHLVTHPLSANNRLNRSPYRSVVVAEKSSWEGDDRDILDRAIELLSRQGFDDPKGADADYRWIDLEHLKTALAEAAKLHV; this is encoded by the coding sequence ATGATCGTCACCAACAATCCGGACGTCGAAGCGGCGAAACTCGACGCGACCGTGCTGGTCGAAGGAAGTCCGCTGGACGTGCTGCTGAAAGTTTCCGAATATGTGGAGAAAAAATGGCATCTGGTCACGCATCCGCTGTCGGCGAACAACCGCCTCAACAGAAGCCCTTATCGTTCCGTCGTCGTCGCCGAAAAATCCTCGTGGGAGGGCGACGACCGGGACATTCTCGACCGGGCGATCGAACTTCTGTCGCGGCAGGGCTTCGACGATCCCAAGGGAGCCGACGCCGATTACCGCTGGATCGACCTTGAGCATTTGAAAACGGCTCTTGCCGAAGCGGCAAAACTCCACGTGTGA
- a CDS encoding response regulator transcription factor has protein sequence MVHIVVVSRQNLIRRLLSDCLAAQKDFEVAAVLEHEEEAPGVCESLRPDLLLFDVALDGVRSALSSSAAVKKGSPAVKIMFLTGLSDSSLIADARERGVDSFLFYNCVQEGLVTCARGTAGGYQIYPSEEMLRQTDPFAGMFTRREVKLLCMLCSSRSREEIGAALALSPSSIKGCVSSILNKTGYGSISQLLSHMLSRGCLAPR, from the coding sequence ATGGTTCACATTGTCGTTGTCAGCCGCCAGAACTTGATCCGCCGCCTGCTCTCGGACTGCCTCGCCGCACAGAAAGATTTCGAGGTCGCCGCCGTTTTGGAACATGAAGAAGAAGCGCCCGGCGTCTGCGAAAGCCTGCGCCCCGATCTGCTTCTGTTCGACGTCGCCCTCGACGGCGTGCGGAGCGCGCTCAGCAGCTCCGCCGCGGTAAAAAAAGGCTCTCCCGCCGTCAAGATCATGTTCCTCACGGGGCTGTCCGACTCGTCGCTGATCGCCGACGCGCGCGAGCGGGGCGTCGACTCTTTCCTCTTCTACAACTGCGTGCAGGAAGGGCTGGTCACCTGCGCCCGCGGCACGGCGGGCGGCTACCAGATCTATCCCAGCGAAGAAATGCTCCGCCAGACCGACCCGTTCGCCGGCATGTTCACGCGCCGCGAGGTCAAGCTGCTCTGCATGCTCTGCAGCTCCCGCAGCCGCGAGGAGATCGGCGCCGCGCTCGCCCTCTCGCCCAGTTCGATCAAAGGCTGCGTGTCGTCGATTCTGAACAAGACAGGCTACGGCAGCATCTCACAGCTGCTTTCCCACATGCTCTCCCGCGGCTGTCTCGCGCCGCGGTGA
- a CDS encoding TetR/AcrR family transcriptional regulator C-terminal domain-containing protein — protein sequence MKRKTAREIFAESFRELAENKSVDKITVREIADNCGYSSATFYRQFRDKYDLIAWDYSRRLEAIMLQIGVKECSWRQSLIDAANYFQEQKRYLANLFLHTSGLDSFICNMSEIHFSCLKEIVQRVSQTTRLDAKTEMYIRIYVLGTVHLTCEWILGNYSVSPKELAEVYENSLPEPLRQYLC from the coding sequence ATGAAAAGAAAAACAGCAAGAGAAATATTCGCGGAGTCTTTCCGGGAGCTGGCGGAAAATAAATCCGTCGATAAGATTACGGTTAGAGAAATCGCCGATAACTGCGGCTACTCGTCCGCAACCTTTTACCGGCAGTTCCGGGACAAGTATGATCTCATTGCATGGGACTATAGCAGAAGACTTGAAGCGATCATGCTGCAGATTGGCGTAAAAGAGTGTTCCTGGAGGCAGTCGCTTATCGATGCGGCGAACTACTTTCAGGAGCAGAAGCGCTATCTTGCCAATCTGTTTCTTCATACCAGCGGACTTGATTCGTTTATCTGCAACATGAGTGAGATTCATTTCAGCTGCCTGAAAGAAATCGTCCAGCGAGTATCACAGACGACGCGGCTTGATGCGAAAACGGAAATGTATATCCGCATTTATGTCCTTGGGACTGTTCATCTGACGTGTGAGTGGATTTTGGGAAACTACAGCGTCAGCCCAAAAGAGCTGGCGGAAGTTTACGAAAACTCGCTGCCGGAGCCGTTGCGCCAGTATCTCTGCTGA
- a CDS encoding CdaR family transcriptional regulator — protein sequence MTKKYDSDERSLVQKYAQEIASSTAAIIGHNIIITDVDGKIIGASQSERIGQLHEASLEVARTGAASETTREQARQFRGTLPGVTFPIQNLNGRTVGTMALTGSPDEVRPFGLIVKKQIEILLRERELYVYSSSRESILQDLIHDLETFVPGVGNETMLQSRAIELGYDPSLFYIPIVVDLYQFGRYALEVRRECRDGDSGQVEMRILNIKKAVLAEMRGIFSHPRTVSSVSGNNRFVTLHAVKDADHAAPQHEKAALAQVVELSQNLLDRLEDYGLKAAIGIGSPAHSVAALSLSCQEARKALMLGKKFKQRPDVYCIADFRMEDVISTIDAPVRIRFIKGLTGNLRGKSDWPELEKTIRAWCESGFSLVETARRLHIHRNTLIYRLEKIRRLTGEDIHSFRTCFNLYFALLLGQYSGPAAKESAAPPAEE from the coding sequence ATGACGAAAAAATATGATTCTGATGAGCGTTCATTAGTTCAAAAATATGCACAAGAAATCGCTTCTTCCACGGCGGCGATCATCGGCCACAATATCATCATCACCGACGTGGACGGCAAGATTATCGGCGCCAGCCAGAGTGAGCGCATCGGCCAGCTGCACGAGGCCTCGCTCGAAGTAGCGCGCACCGGTGCGGCCTCCGAGACGACGCGGGAACAGGCGCGCCAATTCAGGGGCACGCTGCCCGGCGTCACCTTCCCGATCCAGAATCTGAACGGGCGCACCGTCGGCACCATGGCTCTCACCGGTTCGCCGGACGAAGTGCGCCCGTTCGGGCTGATCGTCAAAAAGCAGATCGAGATCCTGCTGCGCGAGCGCGAGCTTTACGTTTACTCCAGCAGCCGCGAGAGCATTCTGCAGGACCTCATCCACGATCTGGAGACTTTCGTCCCCGGCGTCGGCAACGAGACCATGCTTCAGTCGCGGGCCATCGAGCTTGGGTACGATCCGAGCCTGTTCTACATTCCCATCGTCGTCGACCTCTATCAGTTCGGCCGCTACGCGCTGGAGGTCCGGCGCGAATGTCGGGATGGGGACAGCGGGCAGGTGGAGATGCGCATCCTCAACATCAAGAAGGCCGTCCTCGCGGAAATGCGCGGCATCTTCTCCCACCCGCGCACCGTTTCCAGCGTCAGCGGCAACAACCGCTTCGTCACGCTTCATGCCGTCAAGGACGCCGACCACGCCGCCCCGCAGCACGAAAAGGCGGCCCTTGCGCAGGTCGTCGAACTCTCGCAGAATCTTTTGGACCGGCTCGAGGATTACGGGCTGAAAGCCGCCATCGGCATCGGCTCGCCGGCCCACAGCGTCGCGGCGCTGTCGCTCAGCTGCCAGGAAGCCCGCAAGGCCCTGATGCTGGGCAAAAAGTTCAAACAGCGTCCCGACGTGTACTGCATCGCCGACTTCCGCATGGAGGACGTGATCTCCACCATCGACGCGCCCGTGCGCATCCGCTTCATCAAGGGGCTGACCGGCAACCTGCGCGGCAAATCCGACTGGCCGGAATTGGAAAAGACGATCCGCGCCTGGTGCGAAAGCGGCTTCTCGCTGGTGGAGACGGCGCGGCGGCTCCACATCCACCGCAACACGCTGATCTACCGCCTCGAGAAGATCAGGCGCCTCACCGGCGAGGACATCCACAGTTTTCGTACCTGCTTCAACTTGTATTTCGCCCTGCTGCTCGGCCAATATTCCGGCCCCGCCGCCAAGGAGAGCGCCGCTCCGCCCGCCGAAGAATGA